Within the Chthonomonadales bacterium genome, the region CAAGCTTGCCCAAAACCTCCAAACGCCGCTGTTGTCTGACGCTCAATGTGATTGTCCCCATACCCATTAGCATGCGGACAAAGTCCCTGAGCAATAACACCGGACATATTCCCTGAGCAGTTACAGATTTGCCCGTCCTTATTGACAAAGGTGGGCGATTGTGCTACCTTCTCTGCCGAGGAGTACCGGGGCCAACCGCCGTGGGACGCCGCGAGTGCGGCGGCCGAAGGCGGTCCGGTTCTTCGGCGAGTGAGCGCTGTAAGTGCCGGCATGGCCGAACAGGGTGGACGGCGCCCAACGTGAGTCGCGGCCGGTGCAGGGCTCGGCTACCGAGATGCGGGGCGAAGAAGAAGGAAACAGGGACAACTTCCTCTCCCCGCGACCCGCACCCGTCAGGGCGAACGGATGAAGCGCTGCTCGACTCCTGAGTCGGCGTTCTGGCCCTTCAGCCAGGCTCGCACACCGTTTAAGGAGGAAGCAGAATGAGAAAGGTGCTTACCTTTCTGGGCGCTTCCCTGTGTCTGTCCCTGGTAGTGCCCGTGCGAGCCCAGACGGCTCCGGACATGTTCAACGATGTTCCGGAGGACCACTGGGCCTACACGGCGGTGGAGGCCCTTCGTTCGAAGGGCATCCTGATCGGCTACCCGGACGGCTACTTCCGCGGGAAGCGCACGTTGACGCGCTACGAGTTCGCCGTGGCTCTGCAGCGCGCTCTTGAGCAGGTACAGTCGATGCAGGGCGAGGCCGGACCGGCTGGTCCGGCTGGCGCGGCCGGCCCCGCTGGACCTCCCGGTCCGCAGGGCCCCGCGGGCATCACGCCCGAGGACGTCGATGCGCTCAAGCGGCTGGCCAACGAGTTCCGCCAGGAGCTCGCCAACCTGGGCACGAACCTCAATGCGGTGAATGCCCGGCTGGATCGGCTTGCCCGCGAGGTCGCCGACCTGCGCGAGGAGTTGAACAAGCGGCCGCGCATCTCCGGAGGCGCCTTCGTCGGGATCCGCTCGGATCGCGGCAACGGCAACTACCTGGATCGCGACGGGCGCGTGCTCGGGTACGGCGGCCCCCTCTCGCTGCGGAACACTGCCGCGGTCGTGCATCAGCTCCAACTGGGTGTGCTCGCCAAGGTGGGCGGCGACGCAACGCTTAACGCTCATCTGATGACGGGCAACTACAAGAACTACCTCGGCGACATGCTGGGCGCGGTCCCGGAGGGCAGCTCGCTGGATCCCAACCCGTCCAGCGACACCTACATCGATCGCCTCGAGCTGAACGCGCCGTTCTCGGCCGTCGGCCGGGAGGGCTCGCTCTCCATCGGGCGCATCGCATTCAACATCAGCCCCCTGACGCTGTGGAAGCCTGACGTCGACACCTACTTCGATAACCCGATGGTCGACGACAGGATGTACCGCATGGACGGCTTCCGGGCCTCCGCCAGCTTCGGCAGCCTGGGGGTGACGGCGTTCGCGGGCCAGACCATGCGCGTGCAGGGCACCGGTCGTCCGTACGACTACGACTACGGGTATGATAGGGCCGGTTCCGGCGGGTACCCCTACAGCCGGTTCGGCGGCTTCAACAGCCCGCTAGCCGGCGCTAGCGAGCCGGATGTCTTCGGTGAGGGCGTGAAACCGAGCGGGCAGGCCGCCCCCAGCGCCATGATCGTCGACCAGCTCGGCGGCCTGAGCCTGACTCTTCCGC harbors:
- a CDS encoding S-layer homology domain-containing protein translates to MRKVLTFLGASLCLSLVVPVRAQTAPDMFNDVPEDHWAYTAVEALRSKGILIGYPDGYFRGKRTLTRYEFAVALQRALEQVQSMQGEAGPAGPAGAAGPAGPPGPQGPAGITPEDVDALKRLANEFRQELANLGTNLNAVNARLDRLAREVADLREELNKRPRISGGAFVGIRSDRGNGNYLDRDGRVLGYGGPLSLRNTAAVVHQLQLGVLAKVGGDATLNAHLMTGNYKNYLGDMLGAVPEGSSLDPNPSSDTYIDRLELNAPFSAVGREGSLSIGRIAFNISPLTLWKPDVDTYFDNPMVDDRMYRMDGFRASASFGSLGVTAFAGQTMRVQGTGRPYDYDYGYDRAGSGGYPYSRFGGFNSPLAGASEPDVFGEGVKPSGQAAPSAMIVDQLGGLSLTLPLRLAQGGEVRVTALQSTGTGGSRFDNVTVLGAGVDSRLTDRVTLTGEWAKTMTGTGRDIANVTSGQNTAITGLVGYTSGGFNLSAGYKYIDPLYYAPGYWGRIGNWLNPTNIQGPVFRAGYDFSPSFGLNVGGDFYSGARNGRRNSLSMDDEVNRVLVGVRWDLSRNFRTTLDWEGVYWSLTSGMDGGNYGTGRFHPTEHYITLGTGYNLNDTTLLKLGYQIGSFDGRGTLSGGGGAGTRYNFNVFTSQVAVKF